The Fusarium musae strain F31 chromosome 10, whole genome shotgun sequence genome window below encodes:
- a CDS encoding hypothetical protein (EggNog:ENOG41) has product MKASFILALPAIAAAAATPQMEERQLGSLFNPACLLRITGIMDCIPTLTLNSIVGLREVLECPVELVTSITNCLNVRLPPVPGTK; this is encoded by the exons ATGAAGGCCTCATTCATCCTTGCTCTCCCTGCCATTGCCGCCGCGGCTGCTACCCCTCAGATGGAGGAGCGACAGCTCGGGTCTCTCTTCAACCCTGCCTGTCTGCTCCGAATCACTGGCATCATGGACTGTATCCCCACCCTTACCCTCAATAGCATTGTTGGACTCAGGGAGGTCCTTGAGTG ccctGTTGAACTTGTTAccagcatcaccaactgtCTCAATGTCAGACTTCCTCCCGTTCCCGGCACCAAATAA